Proteins co-encoded in one Papaver somniferum cultivar HN1 chromosome 5, ASM357369v1, whole genome shotgun sequence genomic window:
- the LOC113279838 gene encoding acyltransferase-like protein At1g54570, chloroplastic — MALMVTFFTSSTLNSSFVSIIPTSKVQVEARFRTFIAKSISSSTSDSQGINRPFFNEYGRICHITDEKKSKVTKSSKDLEALWDDGYGTRSVQDYLDMSREMVKETDGGPPRWFCPVECGNPIKDSPVLLFLPGIDGTGWGLILHHESLGKVFDVRCLHIPVNDRTALEGLLEIIENAVRIEHASFPNRPVYLVGDSLGGCLALAVAACNPTIDLVLILSNPSTSFAGLHITFPYLFSIIMGNPIKILTANVENELLPTQTLEQMLGNLNALLPQISGLEDIMPKETLLWKLKLLKSAADFANSRLHAVRAEVLVLASGKDNLLPSEDEARRLWVSLKNCKVRHFKDNGHTLLLDDGLNMLSFIKATHMYRHSKTYDYVSDFIPLSNSELKNVYLPWLSVLNTATSPVLLSTLKDGNIVRGLGGIPNKGPVLLVGYHMLMGLELTQFSTEFWREKKTPLRGLAHPMLFSPNNETSLNEFSFYDFIAILGAVPVSPRNFYRLLSNNSFILLYPGGARLKYRGEEYKCFWPDQPEFVRMAAKFGATIIPFGVVGEDDITQYVLDYDDQMKIPFLRDIINEANRDIRNIRVDAKGEVAKQDMFVPGVLAKIPGRFYYLFGKPIETKGMEEEMKDKDNANAMYLKIKSGVEYLLSYLLEKREKDPYRGIVERTIYKAMKGPSDHVPTFEL; from the exons ATGGCATTGATGGtaacattcttcacttcttcgaCTTTGAATTCATCTTTTGTGAGTATAATTCCTACATCAAAAGTTCAGGTTGAAGCTCGATTTCGAACATTTATCGCGAAATCAATTTCATCATCGACTTCAGATTCCCAAGGAATCAATAGACCTTTTTTTAATGAATACGGTAGAATTTGCCATATAACAGATGAGAAAAAGTCAAAAGTTACTAAAAGTTCCAAGGATTTGGAAGCATTGTGGGACGACGGATATGGAACTAGAAGTGTACAAGACTATCTTGATATGTCGAGAGAAATGGTTAAAGAGACCGACGGTGGTCCGCCTCGATGGTTCTGTCCGGTAGAATGTGGAAATCCAATCAAGGACTCTCCTGTTCTTTTATTCTTGCCTG GAATCGATGGCACTGGGTGGGGACTCATTTTACACCACGAATCCCTTGGGAA GGTTTTTGATGTTAGGTGTTTGCATATTCCAGTTAATGATCGCACAGCACTTGAAG GCCTTTTGGAAATCATTGAAAATGCTGTAAGGATTGAGCATGCTTCATTCCCAAATAGACCGGTTTACTTAGTTGGGGATTCTTTGGGAGGATGCTTAGCACTTGCCGTAGCTGCTTGTAACCCTACTATTGATCTAGTACTCATATTATCCAATCCAT CAACGTCATTTGCAGGTCTCCATATTACATTTCCTTATCTTTTTAGCATCATTATGG GAAACCCAATAAAGATTTTGACAGCCAACGTAGAAAATGAGCTCCTTCCTACACAAACACTAGAGCAAATGCTTGGAAACCTCAATGCTTTATTACCGCAAATATCG GGTCTGGAGGATATAATGCCAAAGGAAACACTTTTGTGGAAATTAAAGCTGCTTAAATCTGCTGCGGATTTTGCTAATTCTCGGTTACATGCCGTTAGAGCCGAAGTACTAGTGCTTGCTAG TGGAAAAGATAATCTGTTACCAAGTGAAGATGAAGCCCGACGGCTTTGGGTCTCATTAAAGAACTGCAAGGTTCGGCATTTTAAGGACAACGGTCACACCCTTCTATTG GACGATGGTCTAAACATGTTGTCTTTCATTAAAGCTACACACATGTATCGTCATTCTAAAACATATGATTATGTCTCAGATTTTATCCCACTTAGTAACTCAGAGCTTAAGAACGTGTATCTGCCATGGCTTTC GGTGTTAAACACAGCTACCAGTCCAGTTTTGCTTTCTACTTTGAAAGATGGCAACATTGTGAGGGGTCTAGGAGGGATTCCTAATAAAGGTCCTGTCCTCCTAGTAGGTTATCATATGTTGATGGGACTTGAACTGACTCAATTTTCCACAGAATTCTGGAGGGAGAAAAAAACTCCACTTCGCGGTCTTGCACACCCGATGTTGTTTTCTCCAAATAACGAAACTTCACTAAACGAGTTTTCTTTTTACGACTTTATAGCCATTCTCGGTGCAGTACCTGTCTCACCAAGAAACTTTTACAGATTACTATCCAACAACTCATTTATTCTTCTTTATCCTGGTGGTGCACGATTGAAATATCG GGGTGAGGAATATAAGTGTTTTTGGCCAGACCAGCCTGAATTTGTAAGAATGGCAGCCAAGTTTGGGGCCACAATCATTCCATTTGGAGTTGTTGGAGAAGATGATATAACCCAA TATGTTTTGGATTATGATGATCAAATGAAAATTCCGTTCCTACGAGACATCATAAACGAGGCCAATCGAGATATTCGAAATATAAG AGTTGATGCAAAGGGGGAGGTTGCGAAACAGGACATGTTCGTTCCAGGCGTTCTGGCAAAGATACCAGGACGGTTTTATTACCTATTTGgaaaaccaattgaaacaaaagggATGGAAGAAGAAATGAAAGACAAAGACAATGCAAATGCAATGTACTTGAAGATAAAATCAGGGGTAGAGTACTTATTGTCATATCTGTTGGAGAAAAGAGAAAAG